Genomic segment of Streptosporangiales bacterium:
CGCCGACTCGGCCGCGTCGTTCGCCCGCCTCATTCCGCCCCAGAACATCCTGTCGCCATAGGAGTTCCTGGCTCCCTCCTCCACCTCTAAGCCGCCAACGACCTTGTCCAGCCGGGGTCAGCGGGCCGGCCTGCCCGCCTCCTGTGCGGTAGCTGCGTATTCGCGGCCGCCGAGAGTGAGCACAAGAGGGCGCGCTGCTGTCGGCCGCCCACAACCTCACCCGGCGGGAACCGCAAGCGTTCACCCCACCGTGGTGTCAGGCGCCGCCGGGGTACGGGCGCGGACCCGACCCAACTGGCGTGCCGTGCACCAATCCGTGCAAGCGGCTCCGGCGGTGTCCAGAAGCACCACACTGTCGCCGAGCACTCAGCCTCCCATGTGGCGGCCGATCACGGTCGTCGCGCTACTACTCGAACTTCTCGGCCGCGGCCAAGACCTGGAGCACGAGGGTCTGATCACCGTCGGCTATGCGTCCATCGAGATCACCGGCCAACGAGGCCTGGCAACAAAGCCACCTGACGGCGCTGGGCGCTGCGAGCCCACGAGACGGCCTGCCGGGGCCGGCCACCCGCAGCTCGCCTCGGCGGACGGCCCCTCATCGGGACACTAGCCTGATGACAACGCAGCAGGGCAGATGCCGACGTACCCGAGGAGTAGGCGTCAACGACCCCGGTGCCGGGGTTGACGCCGTGTGCGGCGGGCCGGGATCGTGGGTGAACCCGGGCACCTGCTACTCGACCTGCCGCATCTTCGCCAGCTCGGCCGGGTCCTCGGCGACAGGGTGGGTGAAGTAGAAGACCGCGGGGCGGAGGCTCACGCCGGTGTGCGGGTTCGCGGCAAGCTGGGCGAACCTGTGGTAGGACGCCATCGCCCACGTCGACGACCGGGCCAGCACCGCCTCGCCGTGATGCCGGCCGCACACCGACTGCGGCCACTCCCACAACGCGCCCGCCACGGTGGACACCGTGCCCGTCCCGACGCGGTCGGCGGCGACCGTGACCCGCCAGCCCCGCCGGGCCAGCATCAGCGCGGTGGTCAGCCCACTCACTCCGGCCCCAATGACCAGCGCGGACCGCTGATCAACCTGCGTCGTCACGAGGCGGCTACCTCCGTCTCCGTGGTCTCCTCGGCGGTGTCGGTGTCGGTGCGGCCAACGCTGCCGATGGCCTGGAACAGCAGGCTGGGGCGGCCGCCAAGGGAGTTGACGAACAGGCTGGTCACCGAGGCGGCCATCGCCACCATCGCCCACACCGGATACACCAGGCCGGTAGTGGACAGCGGGATGCCGATGCCGTTGAAGGTGAACGCCAGCGCGACGTTCTGCCGCACCCGGCGGTAGGAGCGGCGGCTGATGCCGCGAGCAGTGAGCACCAGGTTGAGGTCGTCGCGGACGATGATGATGTCGGCGGACTCGGTGGCGATGTCGGTGCCGGAGCCCATCGCGAGGCCGACGTCGGCGCGCATCAGCGCGGGCGCGTCGTTGATCCCGTCACCGACCATCGCGACCTTGTGCCCGCCGGTCTGGAACCGGCCGACGAGGTCGGCCTTGCCCTCGGGCAGCACCTCGGCGTGCACCTGCTCGATGCCGAGCTCGCCGGCGATGTGCCGCGCGGCGCGGGCGTTGTCACCGGTGACCAGCACCGGCGTGAGCCCGGCTTGGCGCAGTCCGGCGACCGCCTCGGTCGCCTCCGGGCGCAGGGTGTCCGCCAGCGCGAGCAGCCCGACGGCGCGGGTGTCACGGGCGACCGCGACGACGGTGTGCCCCTGGTTTTCCAGCTCGGTGACCTGGTCGGTGAGACCGGCCAGGTCGATCCCGGCCTCGGCCAGGAACGCGGGCCGGCCCACGAGCACCCGCTGGCCGGCGACCCAGGCCGTGACCCCGAACCCGGCGGTGGCCTGGAACCCGTCGGCGTCCAGCGCGGGTACCGTCGGCCGCCGACCGGCGGCGGCGTGGACGATGGCGCGGGCCAGCGGATGCTCCGACGGGCCCTCCGCGGCCGCGGCGAGCGCGAGCACCTCTGCCGGCTCGACCCCGGGCACCGCGTCGACGTGCTGCAGGGTGGGCCGGCCCTGGGTGAGCGTGCCGGTCTTGTCCAGCAGCACGTGCGTGACGCCGCGCAGCGTCTGGAACGCCTCCCCGGTGCGCATGATGATGCCGAGGTCGGCGGCCTCGCCGGCGCCACGGACGATCGCCAGCGGCGCGGCGATCCCGACCGCGCACGGGTAGCCCATCACCAGCACGGTCAGCGCCGCGAACACCGCCCGCTGCACGTTCACCTCGCCGGCCAGCGCCCAGCTGCCGACCAACCAGCCGAGCAACGCCAGCGCGGAGATCGACAACACGGTGGGGGTGTAGATCCGCAGGATCCGGTCGACCAGGTGCAGGATGCCGGGTTTGAGCGCGCGGGCGTCCTCGACGTGCCGGACCACCTGGGCCAGGAAGCTCTCCGCCGCCACCGTGGTCGCCTCGACCAGCAGCGTGCCGGCGCCATTGAGCGCCCCGGACACCACCGAGTCACCACGACCCTTTTCCTGCGGGATGGGTTCGCCGGTGACCAGCGACAGGTCCACGGTGGAGTACCCGTCGGCCACGCGGCCGTCCACCGGGATGCGCTCCCCGGGACGGATGCGCAGCAGCTCGCCGACGCCGACGTCGTCGACCGGCAGCTCGACCTCGACCCCGTCGCGGACCACCCGCGCCAGATCCGGCTGCAGGTCCAGCAGCTTCTTCACCGCCTGGCTGGAGCGGGTCTTGACCAGCAGCGACAGCCACTCGGAGAAGATGTGGTAGTTCGCCACCATCACCGACACGGCGAAAAACGCCGCCGTCGGATAGCCGGGCAACACCCCGGTCAGGCCGATGACGCCGCCGGCCAGCCCGGCGAACGCGCCGATCTCCAACAGCACATGCTGGTTCAAGATCCCGCGACGCAGCGACTGATACGCCATCCGCAGGATGTGCAAGGCCACACCGCCGACGACGGTCACCGCCAGGGCTCCCGCCAGCCATCCGATCACCGGCTCGGCCAGCACCCCGGTCGCGCGCAGCAGCAGCGCCGCCACACCGGGCGCGACGATACCCGCCGCGCCCAGCAACGCCTTGACCCGCCCCGCGGGGCGCAGGATCAGATACGCGACCGGCACCATCACCACCACCACGCTGGCCGGCACCAGCACCGACCAGACCCCGGTCACGGTGGCGATCAACCCGATCGCCGCCAAGCTCGCGGTGATCGCCCCCAACAGCCGCAGACCCTCACGGACCAGCTGCGCCTCTTCCTCCTCGAACGGCCGCAGCTTCCGCGGGTCGTACAGCTCATAGCCGATGTCCCGCAGCGTGGACAGGATCCGCTCCGGGGCGATCACGTCGGGGTCGTAGTCCACCAGCGCCTGCTCATGCGTCAGGCTCACCGCGACCTGCCCGACCCCGTCCATCCGGCCCAACGCCTTCTCGATCGTGCCCGTACACAGCGAGCAATGCAGCCCCGCGATCCGCGCCCGAATCCGGGCATGCCCGGCCACCGTGGACGGCTCCACCGCCCACAACGCGGCGTCGCGCTCGGTGTCCACACTCACGACCGGACCTCCTTCCCACCGATATCGGTGCCGGTGACAGTGAAACCCGCCTGCTCGACCCACTCGGCCGCCAGCTGTGCTAACGCCTCGGCGTCGACGCGACCGGCATCGAACCGCACCCGCACCGCACCCGTGGCGTGATCCGCCTCCACGGCGCCGACACCGTCCAGGCGGCCGAGCACCTTCTGCAGGCGCCGGCCGCAGGCAGCGCAGTCCATGCCCTCCACCTGGACCGTCACGATCTGACCCATCGCGTTCCCCTTCGCGTTGCTAGTACGGGCTCCGACCTGCTGTT
This window contains:
- a CDS encoding heavy metal translocating P-type ATPase, which translates into the protein MSVDTERDAALWAVEPSTVAGHARIRARIAGLHCSLCTGTIEKALGRMDGVGQVAVSLTHEQALVDYDPDVIAPERILSTLRDIGYELYDPRKLRPFEEEEAQLVREGLRLLGAITASLAAIGLIATVTGVWSVLVPASVVVVMVPVAYLILRPAGRVKALLGAAGIVAPGVAALLLRATGVLAEPVIGWLAGALAVTVVGGVALHILRMAYQSLRRGILNQHVLLEIGAFAGLAGGVIGLTGVLPGYPTAAFFAVSVMVANYHIFSEWLSLLVKTRSSQAVKKLLDLQPDLARVVRDGVEVELPVDDVGVGELLRIRPGERIPVDGRVADGYSTVDLSLVTGEPIPQEKGRGDSVVSGALNGAGTLLVEATTVAAESFLAQVVRHVEDARALKPGILHLVDRILRIYTPTVLSISALALLGWLVGSWALAGEVNVQRAVFAALTVLVMGYPCAVGIAAPLAIVRGAGEAADLGIIMRTGEAFQTLRGVTHVLLDKTGTLTQGRPTLQHVDAVPGVEPAEVLALAAAAEGPSEHPLARAIVHAAAGRRPTVPALDADGFQATAGFGVTAWVAGQRVLVGRPAFLAEAGIDLAGLTDQVTELENQGHTVVAVARDTRAVGLLALADTLRPEATEAVAGLRQAGLTPVLVTGDNARAARHIAGELGIEQVHAEVLPEGKADLVGRFQTGGHKVAMVGDGINDAPALMRADVGLAMGSGTDIATESADIIIVRDDLNLVLTARGISRRSYRRVRQNVALAFTFNGIGIPLSTTGLVYPVWAMVAMAASVTSLFVNSLGGRPSLLFQAIGSVGRTDTDTAEETTETEVAAS